Proteins found in one Actinokineospora alba genomic segment:
- a CDS encoding acyl-CoA dehydrogenase family protein — translation MDLDLSPAVTAFRDEVRAWLAAHVPEGLPSMDTASGFAAHREWERTLADARLAVVSWPAEYTGRDASLLEWVLFEEEYYAAGAPGRVSQNGIFLLAPTLFAHGTQEQRDRLLPRMARADDVWAQAWSEPEAGSDLAALRSRAVRTDGGWLLSGQKTWSSRASFADRGFGLFRTNPEAARHKGLTYFLFDLRAEGVTVRPIDQLDGEPGFAEIFLDNVFVPDCDVLGAVDDGWRVAMSTASNERGLSLRSPGRFLAAADRLVDLWVSRGDLSSRDRVVDAWIGAQAYRLHTFGTVSRLAEGGELGAESSVTKLFWSELDVALHETALDLLGADGELAGPWQDGYLFSLAGPIYAGTNEIQRNVVAERLLGLPR, via the coding sequence ATGGATCTTGACCTGTCACCCGCCGTGACTGCCTTCCGCGACGAGGTCCGCGCGTGGCTGGCGGCTCACGTGCCCGAGGGTCTGCCGTCGATGGACACCGCCTCTGGCTTCGCCGCGCATCGGGAGTGGGAGCGGACCCTGGCCGACGCGCGGCTGGCGGTGGTGTCGTGGCCCGCCGAGTACACCGGGCGGGACGCGTCATTGCTGGAGTGGGTCCTGTTCGAGGAGGAGTACTACGCGGCGGGGGCGCCGGGGCGGGTCAGCCAGAACGGGATCTTTCTGTTGGCGCCCACCCTGTTCGCCCATGGGACCCAGGAGCAGCGGGACCGGTTGCTGCCCCGGATGGCGCGGGCTGACGACGTGTGGGCTCAGGCGTGGTCCGAGCCGGAGGCGGGCAGCGATCTGGCCGCGCTGCGCAGCCGGGCGGTGCGCACGGACGGCGGGTGGCTGTTGTCGGGTCAGAAGACGTGGAGTTCGCGGGCGTCGTTCGCCGACCGGGGCTTCGGTCTGTTCCGCACCAACCCGGAGGCGGCGCGGCACAAGGGGTTGACGTACTTCCTGTTCGACCTGCGGGCCGAAGGGGTGACCGTCCGCCCGATCGACCAGCTCGACGGCGAACCCGGCTTCGCGGAGATCTTCCTCGACAACGTCTTCGTCCCGGACTGCGACGTTTTGGGCGCGGTCGACGACGGCTGGCGGGTCGCGATGAGCACGGCCAGCAACGAACGCGGACTGTCTTTGCGCAGCCCAGGACGCTTCCTCGCGGCCGCGGACCGGTTGGTCGACCTGTGGGTTTCCCGGGGCGACCTGTCTTCCCGCGACCGGGTGGTCGACGCGTGGATCGGGGCGCAGGCCTACCGGCTGCACACCTTCGGCACCGTGAGCAGGTTGGCCGAGGGCGGTGAACTGGGGGCGGAATCGAGTGTCACCAAGCTGTTCTGGTCGGAACTGGATGTCGCGCTGCACGAGACCGCGCTCGACCTGCTTGGGGCTGACGGCGAGTTGGCGGGGCCTTGGCAGGACGGTTACCTGTTCTCGCTGGCGGGCCCGATCTATGCGGGCACCAATGAGATCCAGCGCAACGTCGTGGCTGAGCGCTTGCTGGGGCTGCCGCGATGA
- the hsaB gene encoding 3-hydroxy-9,10-secoandrosta-1,3,5(10)-triene-9,17-dione monooxygenase reductase subunit — translation MTVATTVDSRTFRAALGHFCTGVTVVAAMDGGEPVGFACQSFAALSLDPPLVLFCPGKQSRAWPAIERAGHFCVNVLTHDQRDVSTVFGTKGADKFAGVPWHPAPSGAPALDGVLVWIDCAIEAVHDAGDHYVVVGRVTTLSEPRDERPLLFYRGRYAATETSEATPGILENLITWSRHDDWM, via the coding sequence ATGACCGTGGCCACCACCGTCGACTCCCGCACGTTCCGCGCGGCGCTCGGGCACTTCTGCACCGGGGTCACGGTGGTGGCCGCGATGGACGGCGGTGAGCCGGTCGGCTTCGCCTGCCAGTCGTTCGCGGCGCTGTCGCTGGACCCGCCGCTGGTGTTGTTCTGCCCGGGCAAGCAGTCCCGCGCCTGGCCCGCCATCGAACGGGCGGGCCACTTCTGCGTCAACGTCCTCACCCACGACCAGCGCGACGTCAGCACCGTGTTCGGCACCAAGGGCGCCGACAAGTTCGCGGGCGTGCCATGGCATCCGGCACCCTCCGGGGCGCCCGCGCTGGACGGCGTGCTGGTGTGGATCGATTGCGCCATCGAGGCCGTGCATGACGCGGGCGACCATTACGTCGTGGTCGGCCGCGTCACCACCCTGAGCGAACCTCGCGACGAGCGGCCTTTGTTGTTCTACCGCGGGCGTTATGCGGCAACGGAAACTTCCGAAGCCACGCCCGGCATCCTGGAAAACCTGATCACCTGGTCCCGCCATGACGACTGGATGTAA
- a CDS encoding enoyl-CoA hydratase — protein MSEVLYERRGATAVVTMNRPEFRNAQNSAMTYALDTAFGRAVDDPEVKVIVLAGAGKHFSAGHDIGTPGRDVDVSFERKAVLWWDHVGREGGDQRFARESEVYLGMCRRWREIPKPVIAMVQGACVAGGLMLAWVCDLIVCSDDAFFSDPVVRMGIPGVEYFAHPWVLGPRAAKEFLFTGDRFDAAWALRHGMVNRVVSRESLESEVEALAARIAEMPQFGLALTKKAVNQAEDQMGMRAGMDSVFGLHHFAHAHNAEVSKDSLGGFDARSMKQAADGS, from the coding sequence ATGAGCGAGGTCCTCTACGAGCGTCGTGGCGCCACGGCCGTGGTCACGATGAACCGCCCGGAGTTCCGCAATGCGCAGAACTCCGCGATGACCTACGCGCTGGACACGGCGTTCGGCCGGGCGGTGGATGACCCCGAGGTCAAGGTGATCGTGCTGGCCGGTGCGGGCAAGCATTTCTCCGCCGGGCACGACATCGGCACGCCGGGCCGGGACGTGGACGTCTCGTTCGAGCGCAAGGCGGTGCTGTGGTGGGACCATGTCGGGCGCGAGGGCGGTGACCAGCGGTTCGCCCGGGAGAGCGAGGTCTACCTCGGGATGTGCAGGCGGTGGCGGGAGATCCCGAAGCCGGTGATCGCGATGGTGCAGGGCGCATGCGTCGCGGGCGGGCTGATGCTGGCCTGGGTGTGCGACCTGATCGTCTGCTCGGACGACGCGTTCTTCTCGGATCCGGTGGTGCGCATGGGGATTCCCGGGGTCGAGTACTTCGCGCACCCGTGGGTGCTGGGTCCGCGCGCGGCGAAGGAGTTCCTGTTCACCGGCGACCGCTTCGACGCGGCTTGGGCGCTGCGGCACGGGATGGTGAACCGGGTGGTGTCCCGGGAGTCGCTTGAGTCCGAAGTGGAGGCACTCGCGGCGCGGATCGCGGAGATGCCGCAGTTCGGGTTGGCGTTGACGAAGAAGGCCGTCAACCAGGCGGAGGACCAGATGGGGATGCGGGCGGGCATGGACTCGGTGTTCGGCCTGCACCACTTCGCGCACGCGCACAACGCTGAGGTGTCGAAGGATTCCCTTGGCGGCTTCGACGCCCGCTCGATGAAGCAGGCCGCTGATGGATCTTGA
- a CDS encoding FadD3 family acyl-CoA ligase — MTTTTPAALRAAAERFGDGEAVADGSVRLSWHDLLTAAETVARALIAEGLAPEDRVALCAPNTHHWVAAVLGAQYAGCVAVPVNTRFTEPEMAEILTRSRARALFVVGTFLGVDRLARLQGFLDGVTVIRIPGEGDRPSPDVIEWDALGAVAERVPVEVARARADAVTPDQVSDILFTSGTTGRSKGAMTAHRQALGVAAAWVECGEVTSADRYLIVNPFFHSFGYKAGILAALLSGATMVPQAVFDLDRTLELVERERITVLPGPPTIYQTMLDRPGKRPSTLRLAVTGAAPVPVVLVERMRSELSFQTVLTAYGLTEAVVVTMCRPGDAPETVSRTSGRAVAGFEVRIAGDTREILVRGPNVMLGYLDDPEATAQAVDGDGWLHTGDVGVLDADGYLTITDRLKDMYVCGGFNVYPAEVEQVLARLPGVSECAVVGVPHERLGEVGRAHIILAPGTSLSTEDVLAHCAERLANYKIPRSVEFRTELPRNATGKILKRMLRDG, encoded by the coding sequence GTGACGACCACCACCCCGGCGGCGTTGCGCGCGGCGGCCGAGCGGTTCGGCGACGGCGAGGCGGTCGCGGACGGCTCGGTGCGGCTGAGCTGGCACGACCTGCTCACCGCCGCCGAGACGGTGGCCCGGGCCTTGATCGCGGAGGGCCTTGCGCCTGAGGACCGGGTGGCGTTGTGCGCACCGAACACCCATCACTGGGTGGCCGCGGTGTTGGGCGCGCAGTACGCGGGATGCGTGGCGGTGCCGGTGAACACACGGTTCACGGAGCCGGAGATGGCCGAAATCCTGACCCGCAGCAGGGCGCGGGCACTGTTCGTCGTGGGCACATTCCTTGGGGTGGACCGACTTGCCAGGTTGCAGGGCTTTCTTGACGGGGTGACCGTCATCCGGATTCCCGGCGAGGGCGACCGGCCGTCGCCGGACGTGATCGAGTGGGACGCGCTGGGTGCGGTCGCGGAACGGGTGCCGGTCGAGGTGGCGCGGGCGCGGGCCGACGCGGTCACCCCGGACCAGGTCTCCGACATCCTGTTCACCTCGGGCACCACCGGGCGCAGCAAAGGGGCGATGACCGCGCACCGGCAGGCGCTCGGGGTGGCCGCCGCGTGGGTGGAGTGCGGCGAGGTGACCTCGGCCGACCGGTACCTGATCGTCAACCCGTTCTTCCACAGCTTCGGCTACAAGGCGGGCATCCTGGCCGCGCTGCTCAGCGGGGCGACGATGGTGCCGCAGGCCGTGTTCGACCTCGATCGGACGCTGGAGCTGGTCGAGCGCGAGCGGATCACCGTGCTTCCCGGTCCGCCGACGATCTACCAGACGATGCTCGACCGGCCAGGCAAGCGGCCGTCGACGCTGCGGCTGGCGGTGACCGGGGCCGCGCCCGTGCCGGTCGTGCTGGTGGAGCGGATGCGCTCGGAGTTGAGCTTCCAGACCGTGTTGACCGCCTACGGGCTGACCGAGGCGGTCGTGGTGACGATGTGCCGTCCCGGTGACGCGCCGGAGACCGTGTCCCGTACCTCCGGCCGGGCGGTCGCCGGGTTTGAGGTGCGGATCGCCGGGGACACAAGGGAAATCCTGGTGCGTGGGCCCAATGTCATGCTCGGTTACCTTGACGATCCCGAGGCCACCGCGCAGGCCGTCGACGGCGACGGCTGGCTGCACACCGGGGATGTGGGCGTGCTTGACGCGGACGGGTACCTGACGATCACCGACCGGCTCAAGGACATGTACGTGTGCGGCGGGTTCAACGTGTATCCGGCGGAGGTCGAGCAGGTGCTCGCCCGGCTGCCGGGGGTCTCGGAGTGCGCGGTGGTCGGGGTGCCGCATGAGCGGCTCGGCGAGGTCGGCCGGGCGCACATCATCCTGGCCCCGGGCACCTCATTGTCCACTGAGGACGTTCTGGCGCACTGCGCGGAACGGCTTGCCAACTACAAGATTCCCCGCTCGGTCGAGTTCCGGACGGAGCTGCCGCGCAACGCCACCGGGAAGATTCTCAAGAGAATGCTGAGGGACGGATGA
- a CDS encoding serine/threonine-protein kinase, whose protein sequence is MRLVRPGSLLSHVNVESKECRVIEEGQLVADRYRLLETIGSGAMGVVWRAKDERLGRVIAIKHLHVRPGLSAAQTDEARRRAMREARIAARLQHRNAIAMLDVAEHDGDPCLVMEYLESQSLSAVLAERGTLPPEQVASIGHQVAAALAAAHAAGIVHRDVKPGNILLAGEGTVKITDFGISRALGDGTITETGMLAGTPAYLAPEIARGKDPGHASDVFSLGATLYHAVEGTPPFGLNPNPLALLHAVASGRIDRPQNAGPLTSTLMSLLRTEPENRPTMAEAAATLSTPTDQLAQLAMAAEPQTRPVRPVMRPQAPLPARPAEQHDWRSSRPTEQDDWRPARPTEQDDWRPTRQADHDTRPVRHEPPATAYVPEPKRPAPARRQPDPVRTKLIAAVVGVLLLIGGTIAFIAMNAAKGDTADASPPSSSSSDRPSTTPSTAVTGAEKVTSYPAAGELVIAYYGKASLDDRWNMLGPNGKAAFADRAAFDEYWGQFKYVSSRNARGVTANSDGSVNVPVDVTTSTAAGEEMKKRTVKVILVGGKHLIDSDSR, encoded by the coding sequence ATGCGGTTGGTCCGACCGGGTTCGCTACTGTCACATGTCAACGTCGAATCCAAGGAGTGCCGGGTCATCGAAGAGGGTCAGCTTGTCGCCGATCGCTACCGGCTGCTGGAGACCATCGGCAGCGGAGCCATGGGAGTCGTGTGGCGTGCCAAGGACGAACGGCTGGGGCGGGTCATCGCGATCAAGCACCTGCACGTCCGGCCGGGCCTGAGCGCCGCCCAGACCGATGAGGCGCGCAGGCGCGCCATGCGCGAGGCGCGGATCGCCGCGCGGCTGCAGCACCGCAACGCCATCGCCATGCTGGACGTCGCCGAACACGACGGCGACCCGTGCCTGGTGATGGAGTACCTGGAGTCCCAGAGCCTCTCCGCGGTCCTGGCCGAGCGCGGCACGCTCCCGCCGGAGCAGGTGGCCTCCATCGGCCACCAGGTCGCCGCGGCCCTCGCCGCCGCGCACGCGGCCGGGATCGTCCACCGCGATGTCAAGCCCGGCAACATCTTGCTCGCCGGCGAGGGCACGGTGAAGATCACCGACTTCGGCATCTCCCGCGCGCTCGGCGACGGCACGATCACCGAGACCGGAATGCTCGCGGGCACCCCCGCCTACCTGGCGCCGGAGATCGCGCGCGGCAAGGACCCGGGCCACGCTTCCGACGTCTTCTCCCTCGGCGCCACGCTGTACCACGCGGTCGAGGGCACGCCGCCGTTCGGTTTGAACCCCAACCCGCTGGCCTTGCTGCACGCGGTGGCCTCGGGCCGCATCGACCGCCCACAGAACGCCGGGCCGCTCACGTCGACGCTGATGTCGTTGCTGCGCACCGAACCCGAGAACCGCCCGACGATGGCGGAGGCGGCGGCCACCTTGTCGACGCCGACCGACCAGCTGGCGCAGCTGGCGATGGCGGCGGAACCGCAGACCAGACCGGTGCGCCCGGTGATGCGCCCGCAGGCCCCACTGCCCGCTCGCCCCGCCGAACAGCACGACTGGCGCTCGTCCCGCCCCACAGAGCAGGACGACTGGCGCCCAGCTCGGCCAACCGAACAGGACGACTGGCGCCCGACCCGGCAGGCCGACCACGACACCCGCCCGGTCCGCCACGAGCCGCCCGCGACCGCTTACGTCCCCGAGCCCAAGCGGCCCGCGCCCGCCCGCAGGCAGCCCGACCCGGTGCGCACCAAGCTGATCGCGGCGGTCGTGGGTGTGCTGCTGCTGATCGGCGGCACCATCGCGTTCATCGCGATGAACGCCGCGAAGGGCGACACCGCCGACGCGTCACCCCCGTCGTCCTCATCGTCGGATCGGCCCAGCACCACACCGTCGACGGCGGTGACGGGTGCGGAGAAGGTCACCAGCTATCCGGCCGCGGGCGAGCTGGTCATCGCCTACTACGGCAAGGCGTCCCTCGACGACCGCTGGAACATGCTCGGCCCCAACGGCAAGGCGGCCTTCGCCGACCGAGCGGCATTCGACGAGTACTGGGGCCAGTTCAAGTACGTCAGCTCCCGCAACGCCCGAGGCGTGACCGCCAACTCGGACGGCTCAGTGAACGTGCCGGTCGACGTCACCACGAGCACCGCCGCGGGCGAGGAAATGAAGAAGCGGACCGTGAAGGTCATCCTGGTCGGCGGCAAACACCTCATCGACTCCGACTCGCGATAA
- a CDS encoding acyl-CoA dehydrogenase family protein produces the protein MVRVVNQAIVWLNWAVTQERIALRDTVRLLLSRTSDVRTAMESDLGYDPALWKRLCSDIGVAALAIPERFGGLGAGIAETAVVLGELGRTLTPAPLLGTTLATHALLASGDDDACARLLPEVATGRIVTLVWSDAQGTWRDPPCVAKGQWVTGQAHYVLDGDIADTVLVFALAGPEIGLFEVTADAPGLVRTSTPTLDPTRRLTTVTVDSPAVRLGGDLTSALPRIRDLACVALSAEQAGAAAHCLNETVRYSKERVQFGRPIGSFQALKHRMADLHVLVETARATAEAAAEADVSALPVLAAAARIHCTEAFQTVAAEMIQLHGGIAITWEHDAHLYFKRAHGTSRLFGPVSDHLAAFTSSRHGGTR, from the coding sequence TTGGTCCGGGTAGTCAACCAAGCGATTGTTTGGTTGAATTGGGCCGTGACTCAAGAGCGGATCGCGCTGCGTGACACCGTGCGATTGCTGCTGTCCCGCACCTCGGACGTCCGTACGGCGATGGAGTCCGATCTCGGGTATGACCCAGCCCTCTGGAAACGCCTGTGCTCGGACATCGGCGTCGCCGCGCTGGCCATCCCCGAGCGCTTCGGCGGGCTCGGCGCGGGCATCGCGGAAACCGCCGTGGTCCTGGGTGAACTCGGCCGAACGCTGACACCCGCGCCACTGCTGGGAACCACTCTCGCCACGCACGCGCTGCTGGCCTCCGGCGACGACGACGCATGCGCCCGGCTGCTGCCGGAAGTCGCCACCGGCCGGATCGTGACGCTGGTGTGGTCCGACGCACAGGGAACCTGGCGTGACCCACCCTGCGTAGCGAAGGGACAGTGGGTAACCGGGCAGGCGCATTATGTGCTGGATGGTGACATTGCTGACACGGTATTGGTTTTCGCCTTGGCAGGCCCCGAAATCGGCCTGTTCGAGGTGACGGCGGACGCTCCCGGCTTGGTCAGGACGAGCACCCCCACCCTCGATCCGACACGCAGGCTGACGACTGTCACCGTCGACTCCCCTGCCGTGCGGTTGGGCGGCGACCTGACCTCGGCGCTGCCCCGAATCCGCGACCTCGCTTGCGTCGCGTTGAGCGCGGAACAGGCGGGCGCGGCGGCACACTGTCTCAATGAGACGGTCAGGTACAGCAAGGAGCGGGTCCAGTTCGGCAGGCCGATCGGTTCGTTCCAGGCGTTGAAACATCGTATGGCGGACCTGCACGTGCTCGTGGAGACCGCGCGGGCCACCGCTGAAGCCGCCGCAGAGGCGGATGTGAGTGCACTGCCGGTGCTCGCGGCCGCAGCCAGAATTCATTGCACGGAGGCGTTCCAAACGGTCGCGGCGGAGATGATCCAGTTGCACGGCGGCATCGCCATCACCTGGGAGCACGACGCCCACCTGTACTTCAAACGCGCCCACGGCACTTCGCGGCTATTCGGTCCGGTCAGCGACCATCTCGCCGCGTTTACATCCAGTCGTCATGGCGGGACCAGGTGA
- the hsaC gene encoding iron-dependent extradiol dioxygenase HsaC has protein sequence MGIRSLAYLRIEATDMPAWREYGLKVLGMVEGKGSDPEALYLRMDDFPARLVIVPGAADRLSASGWEAANAADLDEVRANLSAAEVAFKEGTAEELADRRVAELIRFDDPSGNTLEVFHGAALEHRRVVSPYGHRFVTGEQGLGHVVLSTKDDEAALRFYRDVLGFRLRDSMRLPPQLVGRPADGPPAWLRFFGCNPRHHSLAFLPMPTPSGIVHLMVEVENSDDVGLCLDRAQRRKVPMSATLGRHVNDLMLSFYMKTPGGFDVEFGCEGRQVDDEDWIARESTAVSLWGHDFGVGMR, from the coding sequence ATGGGCATCCGGTCCCTGGCGTACCTGCGCATCGAGGCCACCGACATGCCCGCGTGGCGCGAGTACGGGCTCAAGGTCCTGGGGATGGTCGAAGGCAAGGGAAGTGACCCGGAAGCGCTTTACCTGCGGATGGATGACTTCCCGGCCCGACTGGTGATCGTCCCCGGTGCGGCCGACCGGCTCTCGGCGTCCGGCTGGGAGGCGGCGAACGCGGCCGACCTGGACGAGGTGCGGGCGAACCTGTCCGCCGCCGAGGTGGCGTTCAAGGAGGGCACGGCCGAGGAACTCGCTGATCGTCGGGTGGCGGAGCTGATCCGGTTCGACGACCCGTCCGGCAACACCCTGGAAGTGTTCCACGGCGCGGCTTTGGAGCACCGGCGAGTGGTCAGCCCGTATGGCCACCGGTTCGTCACCGGCGAACAGGGGCTTGGGCACGTGGTTTTGTCCACAAAGGATGACGAGGCAGCCCTGCGGTTCTACCGCGACGTGCTCGGTTTCCGCCTGCGCGACTCTATGCGGTTGCCCCCGCAGCTCGTCGGTCGCCCGGCCGATGGGCCGCCCGCCTGGCTGCGGTTCTTCGGGTGCAACCCGCGCCACCACAGTCTCGCGTTCCTGCCGATGCCGACCCCGAGCGGGATCGTGCACCTGATGGTCGAGGTGGAGAATTCCGACGACGTCGGTTTGTGCCTGGACCGCGCGCAGCGGCGCAAGGTGCCCATGTCGGCGACGCTCGGCAGGCACGTCAACGACCTGATGCTGTCGTTCTACATGAAGACACCAGGCGGGTTCGACGTCGAGTTCGGTTGTGAGGGCAGGCAGGTCGACGACGAGGACTGGATCGCCCGCGAGAGCACCGCGGTTTCCTTGTGGGGCCATGACTTCGGCGTGGGCATGCGATGA
- a CDS encoding acyl-CoA dehydrogenase, whose translation MKFTLSAEQRQFAASLDDFLSAAAVPSAARAWAAGDHAPGLAIWRELADLGVMALAVPARFGGLDATTVDLVVAFEQLGRHAVPGPLVESVAVAPSLADVSLLPDLACGKVIATVVLPPHVPHALDADIADVILTPPLSTAGLPYPQPTPTPSPPPPTPDRLAKGRPPWEGRGLLGGRLGDFDGGGGRLGDFDGGGGRLGDFDGGGGRVVSSVDGARRLFRVDAPVVEHPAFEVGVLAVSAQLVGLGQGLLERAVDYAKARTQFGGPIGRFQAVKHQLADVLVGLELARPLVFGAAVTMSPRDVSAAKVAAGEAADRAARVALQVHGAVGYTRECDLGLWLTKVRALRSAWGAASVHRARVLESLVAR comes from the coding sequence ATGAAGTTCACCCTGTCCGCGGAACAGCGCCAGTTCGCCGCGTCCCTCGACGATTTCCTGTCCGCCGCCGCAGTTCCTTCCGCGGCTAGGGCATGGGCCGCGGGTGACCACGCTCCCGGCCTCGCGATTTGGCGGGAACTCGCCGACCTGGGTGTCATGGCCCTCGCCGTCCCCGCACGCTTCGGCGGCCTTGACGCGACCACGGTCGACCTGGTGGTCGCCTTCGAACAACTCGGCAGGCACGCCGTTCCCGGCCCCTTGGTGGAATCCGTCGCGGTCGCACCATCCCTGGCCGACGTGTCCCTGCTCCCGGACTTGGCCTGCGGCAAGGTGATCGCCACCGTAGTCCTCCCACCCCACGTCCCCCACGCCCTGGACGCCGACATAGCCGACGTCATCCTCACCCCACCTTTGTCCACAGCAGGGCTGCCTTATCCACAGCCCACCCCAACCCCCTCCCCTCCACCCCCCACCCCCGATAGACTGGCCAAGGGCCGTCCCCCCTGGGAAGGGCGGGGGCTGCTCGGAGGTCGGCTTGGCGATTTCGACGGCGGTGGGGGCCGGCTGGGCGACTTCGACGGCGGTGGGGGCCGGCTGGGCGACTTCGACGGCGGTGGGGGGCGGGTTGTGTCCTCTGTGGACGGGGCTCGGCGGCTGTTTCGGGTTGACGCGCCCGTAGTAGAGCATCCCGCGTTTGAGGTTGGGGTGTTGGCTGTGTCGGCGCAGTTGGTTGGGTTGGGGCAGGGGCTGCTGGAGCGGGCGGTCGATTATGCCAAGGCGCGCACGCAGTTCGGTGGTCCCATTGGGCGGTTTCAGGCTGTGAAGCACCAGCTTGCCGATGTTCTCGTGGGGCTCGAACTGGCGCGGCCCTTGGTGTTCGGTGCGGCGGTGACGATGAGTCCGCGTGATGTGTCGGCGGCGAAGGTGGCTGCGGGGGAAGCAGCGGATCGGGCGGCGCGGGTGGCGTTGCAGGTGCATGGGGCGGTGGGTTACACGCGGGAGTGTGATCTTGGGTTGTGGCTTACTAAGGTTCGTGCGCTGCGATCGGCGTGGGGTGCGGCGTCTGTGCATCGGGCGCGGGTGTTGGAGTCGCTCGTTGCTCGATGA
- the hsaD gene encoding 4,5:9,10-diseco-3-hydroxy-5,9,17-trioxoandrosta-1(10),2-diene-4-oate hydrolase — MTSTVDISSGFVDAGGYRVHYQESGSGAPVVLLHGGGPGASGWSNFGPNFPVFAERFRTILIDQPGYGKSDRPEVKGQYFTFSADALLSTLDALGVEKADLVGNSLGGGTAVRFALRHPDRAGRLVLMAPGGLSLNVFSPDPTEGVQKLARFGAPPGPSKEKLAEFLRTLVFDRSLVTDELVAERFEAAADPDSLRAMASMGASFMRPDTFEEGMLWREAHRLRQRVLLVWGREDRVNPLDGALVALKLISRAQLHVFGRCGHWAQLEKFAEFNRLVLDFLTDGSK, encoded by the coding sequence ATGACGTCCACTGTGGATATTTCCTCTGGCTTCGTTGACGCGGGCGGATACCGGGTGCACTACCAGGAATCGGGCTCCGGTGCGCCAGTGGTGCTGTTGCACGGCGGCGGGCCGGGCGCGTCCGGCTGGAGCAACTTCGGCCCGAACTTCCCGGTGTTCGCCGAGCGGTTCCGGACCATCCTCATCGACCAGCCCGGCTACGGGAAGTCCGACCGGCCCGAGGTGAAAGGCCAGTACTTCACCTTCAGCGCCGACGCGCTGCTGTCCACACTGGACGCGCTCGGCGTCGAGAAGGCCGACCTGGTGGGCAACTCCCTCGGCGGCGGAACCGCAGTGCGGTTCGCGCTGCGACACCCGGATCGCGCAGGCAGGCTCGTGCTGATGGCGCCCGGTGGGTTGAGCCTCAACGTGTTCTCACCGGACCCGACCGAGGGCGTGCAGAAGCTCGCCCGGTTCGGCGCGCCACCCGGACCGTCCAAGGAGAAGCTGGCGGAGTTCCTGCGGACCCTGGTGTTCGACCGCTCGCTCGTCACCGATGAGCTGGTGGCCGAACGGTTCGAAGCCGCCGCGGACCCGGACTCGCTGCGCGCCATGGCATCCATGGGCGCGTCCTTCATGCGGCCCGACACCTTCGAGGAAGGCATGCTCTGGCGCGAGGCGCACCGGCTGCGGCAGCGGGTGCTGCTGGTGTGGGGGCGCGAGGACCGGGTCAACCCGCTCGACGGCGCGCTGGTCGCCTTGAAGCTCATCTCGCGCGCGCAACTGCATGTGTTCGGCCGGTGTGGACACTGGGCGCAGTTGGAGAAGTTCGCCGAGTTCAACCGGCTGGTGCTGGACTTCCTTACCGATGGGAGCAAGTGA